In Stieleria varia, one genomic interval encodes:
- a CDS encoding four helix bundle suffix domain-containing protein: MSEGFIPPHGGYQDLLSYKKSVIVYDITVQFCRRFLSKFDRTVDQMIQAARSGKQNIIEGSMASGTSKETEIKLTNVARASLEELLEDYRDHLRSQDAELWDKNSKEALFVRRMGRRTDGTEETYATYRPYVESRPSTVVANIAICLVHQTNYLLDQQIRQLETAFMSEGGMRERMHRARLKSRDRR, encoded by the coding sequence ATGAGCGAGGGATTCATTCCACCGCATGGCGGATATCAGGATTTGCTGTCCTACAAAAAATCGGTGATCGTCTACGACATAACCGTTCAATTCTGTCGCCGGTTTCTCAGCAAGTTCGATCGCACAGTGGATCAGATGATCCAGGCGGCCCGCAGTGGTAAGCAGAACATCATCGAGGGGTCGATGGCATCGGGAACCTCCAAAGAAACGGAAATCAAACTGACCAATGTCGCCCGCGCAAGTTTGGAAGAATTGCTGGAGGATTATCGCGACCATTTGAGATCGCAAGATGCTGAGCTGTGGGACAAGAATAGCAAGGAGGCACTGTTTGTACGCCGAATGGGACGTCGTACGGATGGGACCGAGGAGACATATGCGACCTATCGGCCATACGTGGAGTCACGGCCAAGCACGGTCGTGGCGAACATCGCGATTTGTTTGGTGCACCAGACGAACTATTTGCTCGATCAACAGATCCGACAATTGGAGACCGCGTTCATGAGCGAGGGTGGAATGCGAGAGCGAATGCATCGCGCGAGGTTGAAAAGCCGCGATCGCCGATAG
- a CDS encoding extracellular solute-binding protein, giving the protein MKTTIIAPVLLAVCICVGGCVPKAESDVVVYAALDEEFSAPILAEFERSTDQETGVIAKYDIESTKTVGLVNQIIAEGDPPVCDLFWNNEVMHTIRLQKLGLLQPRKWAVQSGWPTDMIARDGSWCGFAARARVLLINTDLVAERTDYPTSVRDLVNPIWKERCAMARPLFGTTATHFAVLRERDGRSETLEFLKQIQNNALILSGNKQVALAVSSGQVAWGLTDTDDAIIEKDLGRPVAIVFPDQQPDQPGTLRIPNTVAVLKNAPHSVAANLLADHLVRAKTEDRLAMGDSSQLPLSRESEFTPRVLPSDPVRWMKVDFEAAAEDWEKWSAEVLALFP; this is encoded by the coding sequence ATGAAAACAACGATAATCGCTCCTGTCCTTTTGGCCGTCTGCATTTGCGTTGGCGGTTGCGTACCGAAGGCGGAATCGGACGTGGTGGTCTACGCAGCACTCGACGAAGAATTCTCGGCGCCGATCTTGGCCGAGTTTGAACGTTCCACTGATCAGGAAACGGGCGTGATTGCGAAATACGACATCGAATCGACCAAGACCGTCGGCTTGGTCAACCAGATCATCGCCGAAGGAGACCCGCCGGTGTGTGATCTATTTTGGAACAACGAAGTCATGCACACGATCCGTTTGCAAAAACTCGGACTTCTGCAGCCACGAAAGTGGGCCGTTCAATCGGGATGGCCGACGGACATGATCGCTCGTGACGGCAGTTGGTGTGGTTTCGCTGCGCGGGCTCGCGTGCTGTTGATCAACACGGACTTGGTCGCCGAACGTACGGACTATCCCACCAGCGTCAGGGATTTGGTGAATCCGATTTGGAAAGAGCGGTGTGCGATGGCAAGACCGTTGTTCGGCACCACCGCAACGCACTTTGCCGTTTTGAGAGAAAGAGACGGACGCTCCGAGACACTGGAGTTCTTGAAGCAGATCCAAAACAATGCGTTGATCTTGTCCGGAAACAAGCAAGTTGCCCTGGCGGTCTCCAGCGGTCAAGTCGCGTGGGGTTTGACCGACACGGACGATGCGATCATCGAGAAAGATCTCGGGCGTCCGGTGGCGATCGTTTTTCCTGATCAGCAGCCCGATCAGCCGGGGACCCTGCGGATCCCCAACACCGTGGCGGTACTGAAGAATGCTCCCCACAGCGTTGCTGCCAATTTACTAGCCGACCACCTCGTCCGAGCCAAAACGGAAGATCGTTTGGCGATGGGTGACAGCAGCCAGTTGCCCCTGAGTCGGGAAAGCGAATTCACGCCCAGGGTGCTGCCCAGCGATCCGGTTCGGTGGATGAAGGTCGATTTTGAGGCCGCCGCTGAGGATTGGGAAAAATGGTCCGCCGAAGTTTTGGCATTGTTTCCGTGA
- a CDS encoding DUF1501 domain-containing protein, whose translation MKRRRFLKDAAACAATLTATSSVLAAESNAKHAAQSTPAKLGQAEHCIMIWLGGGMAQIDTFDPKEVGDAKARKAGSYYPAIDTAVPGVQVCQHLSRTAKMMEHVTALRTVGHDVVDEHAAATNRMHTGRPTSGTVQYPSLGSIVADQRGAAAEGVPAYMLIGYPNLTRGPGFLGQKAGFVYLTDVESGPAGLARPAGIDMQRQSRREQLLAAVRDTGRTRFGGDEVYRQYDQAVSESLRLSGPDFMKAFELENEPGTLRDEYGDGFGQRCLLARRLFQSGVRFVEVSHNMNFRNGTGWDTHNDGQLNQHLLIEELDQSLTAMMTDLQSVGLLDKTLIVINSEFGRPAQFDSGGGRGHHSKCFSAVLAGGGLSHCGAWGVTDELAMSAEQDPVSVPDMFATILAAMGIDPSINLFDGDRPVPIVDGGKPIEALLG comes from the coding sequence ATGAAACGACGACGATTTTTGAAAGACGCTGCGGCTTGCGCGGCGACCCTGACGGCGACCAGTTCCGTCCTGGCCGCCGAGAGTAACGCTAAGCATGCAGCACAATCCACGCCTGCCAAACTTGGACAGGCCGAGCATTGCATCATGATTTGGCTGGGCGGCGGGATGGCGCAGATCGATACGTTCGATCCAAAGGAGGTCGGCGATGCGAAGGCACGCAAGGCGGGCAGCTACTACCCGGCGATCGACACGGCCGTGCCGGGTGTGCAAGTCTGTCAGCACTTGAGCCGAACCGCCAAGATGATGGAACACGTCACTGCGTTGAGGACCGTTGGTCACGACGTCGTGGACGAACACGCCGCGGCGACCAACCGCATGCACACCGGACGTCCGACATCGGGCACCGTGCAGTATCCGTCGTTGGGCTCCATCGTCGCCGATCAACGTGGCGCGGCCGCCGAGGGTGTGCCGGCGTACATGCTGATCGGTTACCCGAATCTGACGCGAGGTCCAGGCTTTTTGGGTCAGAAGGCAGGATTCGTTTACTTGACTGACGTGGAAAGCGGACCGGCAGGTTTAGCGCGGCCCGCGGGCATCGACATGCAACGTCAAAGTCGGCGAGAGCAACTGTTGGCTGCTGTACGCGACACGGGACGAACGCGATTCGGTGGCGATGAAGTCTATCGTCAGTACGATCAAGCCGTCTCGGAGAGTTTGCGTTTGAGCGGACCGGATTTCATGAAAGCGTTTGAGCTGGAGAATGAACCGGGGACGTTGCGTGATGAGTATGGCGACGGTTTTGGACAACGCTGTTTGTTGGCTCGACGCTTGTTTCAATCGGGTGTGCGTTTCGTGGAAGTCAGCCACAACATGAATTTTCGCAACGGCACCGGTTGGGACACGCACAACGACGGTCAGCTCAACCAGCACTTGCTGATCGAGGAGCTCGATCAGTCTCTGACGGCGATGATGACGGACTTGCAATCGGTGGGGCTGTTGGACAAGACGTTGATCGTCATCAACAGCGAATTTGGGCGGCCAGCGCAGTTTGATTCCGGTGGCGGACGCGGTCACCACTCGAAATGTTTTTCGGCGGTGCTGGCCGGTGGCGGTCTGAGTCACTGCGGGGCTTGGGGAGTGACCGACGAGTTGGCCATGTCGGCTGAGCAAGATCCGGTGTCGGTGCCCGATATGTTCGCAACGATCTTGGCCGCGATGGGGATCGATCCGAGCATCAACTTGTTTGACGGCGACCGCCCCGTGCCGATCGTCGACGGCGGCAAACCGATTGAGGCGTTATTGGGCTGA
- a CDS encoding alpha/beta hydrolase family esterase translates to MRVLTEPRCFYYVRIGRLLLVGIMLLVSSWNCEFSLGQQDANAGQPSRGKSFRDAIAELDLDAAQRRDIGKALLEFGRAARDGRQPGRQGGPSREAALEKLRKEVESILGTEQMRILNEKLGGLSGTPVPEGAIHREWSIAGVKREALIFLPKSAQPGAQAESGAKTGGGAGRLPIVFGFHGHGGSMAQAARSFHLHQVWPEAIVVYPHGLPTPGITDPQGVRAGWQKTQGDQGDRDLAFFDAMLSTVIKQYGGDPEQVFSTGHSNGGAMSYLLWTARGEKLRAIAPSAAGSGALRKGTPPPIPVFHIAGRKDPLVLFAVQQLTIAQVGRINGCDSQSQPWQGVAEVYRSTRSAPLYVWRHDGTHKYPDRAPELIVAFFREVSRGEPSSEK, encoded by the coding sequence ATGAGAGTCCTGACCGAACCCCGTTGTTTTTATTATGTTCGCATCGGACGTCTTTTGCTCGTGGGTATCATGCTGCTTGTATCGAGCTGGAACTGCGAGTTCTCGCTGGGGCAGCAGGATGCTAATGCCGGACAGCCATCTCGGGGCAAATCCTTTCGCGACGCGATCGCGGAACTGGATTTGGACGCGGCACAGCGTCGAGACATCGGCAAGGCTTTGCTGGAGTTTGGGCGTGCAGCACGTGACGGTCGGCAGCCAGGGCGGCAGGGCGGTCCGTCCAGGGAAGCCGCTTTGGAGAAGCTTCGCAAGGAGGTGGAGTCGATTCTCGGCACGGAGCAGATGCGGATCTTGAACGAGAAGCTCGGAGGGCTTAGCGGAACGCCTGTGCCGGAGGGGGCGATTCACCGGGAATGGAGCATCGCGGGCGTCAAACGAGAGGCCCTGATCTTTCTGCCGAAATCCGCCCAACCGGGAGCCCAGGCAGAATCAGGGGCGAAAACCGGTGGCGGTGCCGGGCGTTTACCGATCGTGTTTGGATTTCATGGTCACGGCGGCTCGATGGCCCAGGCGGCCCGCTCGTTTCATCTGCATCAGGTTTGGCCGGAGGCGATCGTGGTTTATCCACACGGATTGCCCACGCCGGGGATCACCGATCCCCAGGGTGTGCGAGCCGGTTGGCAGAAAACGCAGGGAGACCAGGGCGATCGGGACCTGGCATTTTTTGACGCCATGTTGTCGACGGTGATCAAGCAGTACGGTGGCGATCCCGAGCAAGTTTTCTCGACGGGTCATTCCAACGGCGGGGCGATGAGCTATTTGCTATGGACGGCTCGTGGTGAAAAGCTACGAGCGATCGCGCCGTCGGCGGCGGGTAGTGGTGCGTTGCGAAAGGGCACGCCGCCACCGATTCCGGTTTTCCATATCGCCGGCCGCAAAGACCCCTTGGTTTTGTTCGCGGTCCAGCAGCTCACCATTGCACAAGTCGGCCGGATCAACGGTTGTGATTCGCAGTCACAGCCTTGGCAGGGAGTCGCCGAGGTCTACCGGTCGACTCGATCGGCACCACTCTATGTATGGCGGCATGACGGAACGCACAAGTATCCCGATCGGGCTCCGGAGCTGATCGTGGCTTTCTTTCGCGAGGTCAGCCGGGGCGAACCGTCGAGCGAGAAATAG
- a CDS encoding FHA domain-containing serine/threonine-protein kinase → MQRQLIVLSGPDSGRTFRLDDGQTLTIGRGQASNTQINDPRMSRVHCRVAVDGGKTILTDAGSTGGTHVGQTQITEHELRSGEVFRLGETEIRFVIDGIQDEATIAGDQAFGRPKPQPKSKRLQDLVGESFADYRLDSIITMGNSGMVFKGTDTKRERPVAVKVLAPDFANSEEQKERFVRAMKTMLPIKHPNIVRLYNAGKKGPFCWAAMEYVDGESMLHVIDRIGIEGMLDWRAVWRVAVHIARALNEAHENHIVHRNVTPANILQRSSDKVCLLGDLVLAKAMEGTMAKQVTQPGQLIGDVPYMSPERTRDSASADHRSDLYGLGATLYALLTGRPPFEGESLPVLIQQVRDKEPRPPKEFQLSIEDRFQDIVMQLLTKRPDDRYQTPRELLKDLDRVGMFNALHAD, encoded by the coding sequence ATGCAACGACAATTGATTGTGCTCAGCGGTCCCGATAGCGGACGCACCTTTCGGCTCGACGATGGCCAAACACTGACCATCGGTCGCGGGCAAGCCAGCAATACCCAAATCAACGACCCACGGATGTCACGCGTGCACTGTCGCGTGGCCGTGGACGGCGGCAAGACCATTTTGACAGATGCGGGCAGCACCGGCGGAACGCACGTCGGTCAGACGCAAATCACTGAACACGAATTGAGATCAGGCGAAGTCTTTCGTTTGGGCGAGACTGAGATTCGATTCGTGATCGATGGTATCCAAGATGAAGCCACCATTGCTGGGGATCAAGCCTTTGGAAGACCCAAGCCACAACCGAAATCGAAACGGCTGCAGGACCTCGTCGGTGAGTCGTTTGCAGACTATCGATTGGATTCCATCATCACGATGGGGAACTCCGGCATGGTGTTCAAGGGAACCGATACCAAACGCGAGCGTCCTGTCGCCGTGAAAGTTCTGGCGCCGGATTTTGCCAACAGTGAAGAGCAAAAAGAGCGTTTCGTTCGGGCCATGAAAACCATGCTGCCGATCAAACATCCCAACATCGTGCGTTTGTACAACGCGGGCAAGAAAGGACCCTTTTGTTGGGCGGCGATGGAGTATGTCGACGGTGAAAGCATGCTCCATGTCATCGACCGAATCGGTATCGAAGGCATGCTGGATTGGAGAGCCGTTTGGCGAGTGGCCGTACACATCGCCCGCGCCCTGAACGAAGCTCATGAGAATCATATTGTCCACCGCAACGTGACCCCCGCAAATATTCTGCAGAGGTCATCGGACAAGGTCTGTCTGCTGGGTGACCTGGTGCTGGCAAAGGCGATGGAAGGAACGATGGCCAAACAAGTCACCCAGCCAGGACAGTTGATCGGTGACGTTCCCTACATGTCACCTGAGCGCACACGCGACAGTGCGTCAGCCGATCATCGAAGCGATTTGTATGGACTGGGCGCGACTCTGTACGCTTTGTTGACCGGGCGGCCACCGTTTGAGGGCGAATCACTGCCGGTGTTGATCCAGCAAGTGCGTGACAAAGAACCGAGGCCTCCGAAGGAGTTTCAGTTGTCGATCGAAGATCGATTCCAAGATATCGTGATGCAGTTGCTGACCAAGCGACCCGATGATCGGTATCAAACACCGAGAGAGTTGTTGAAGGATTTGGATCGGGTAGGGATGTTCAATGCGTTGCACGCGGATTGA
- a CDS encoding DUF1553 domain-containing protein, with translation MNRLFLACVFLAAAAMILPAAEATLKWSFDDADLPATMVGEVKTTADGPSEPAYPVFSGPNSAIQFAAPSYLRLDDESLEEQLRFDNGDEITVEAWVNVRTLGDNAYIIGKGRTASSGAKSQNQNWAFRLRKQKGQACVNFLFHSRDTDDAKGDWHRWTSNDGFDPDSGWHHVAVSYCFGKPDSIQAVIDGKVVMGKWDMGGKTTVPPVVDSDDVWVGSAMAGNRGNSFDGQIDELAVYREVVPAETLRERYRYVPQPIERPEVPAGKVLVQLAGPVAAHGEFPRTAPDVQLQWQQDQLAFTRLPHRYDDWAVRMDWTEKDKPTMVVRAMADITLPAGDYQWMIRSRGLSRLIVDDVKIASTAKMRNRTGAHHVVDPLPDVPVRGMRVAFMNDHQQIADFHSDGGIHQVTYEVLVGGPKYRVEFGETMVALAKLASDGTPEMFQLVASEQPVPVTDEGWQRFVKHENAMLDHMDTQARRSADAGQREAWRARHQLARERLIDGQQSDATIDSLVSQRIDFTNDQIQQRQASGGHLYTDQVAGILETHCGRCHGDKQQGELSLLSRESILRGGESGDPAVVPGEPDASLLMELVSADADDYRMPPQGPGLTQAEQAVVRQWIQEGAEMPAALPKKSIQVQPLVDDYAFLRRAYLDTVGVTPTTAEIQTFMQDNRDDRRQRLIERLLDDDRFADHGVGYWQDVLAENPNLLKPTLNNTGPFRFWIHEALRDNKPLDRFATELIVMRGSKWGGGAGGFSIASQNDVPMAAKAHVIGSAFLGVNLKCARCHDAPYHQWTQSDLFQMAAMLDRKPIQLPESSSVPAAFFDAQQRKPLIKVTLKPGTEIQPEWPLAQFEQSIADELISASVDSREALAAHVTGTRRFAAVMANRIWTRLMGRGLVELPDDWQGNPPSDPALLDHLTDELIRSGYDQKALIKTIMSSHAYQRQPATDATSQEYFAGPTRRRMTAEQIVDTSFHAVGRPLLSDQLTLDIEGTLPPETFLNFGFPRRAWEFTTLANERDRPSLALPAAAAVVDVLQAFGWRDSRPEPISGRDESANLIQPGVLANGAVGIWLTRLSDDRGLTDDMISAGSVDQLVDTLFLRLLTRMPTESERQQFATALQDGFDERVVAAPREESAADEQLPFVSWSNHLNTQANVIKIQMQERVRKGPPATGRLESQWRQRAEDVVWALINSPEFIMVP, from the coding sequence ATGAATCGACTCTTTTTGGCATGTGTTTTTCTTGCTGCGGCCGCCATGATCTTGCCCGCTGCCGAAGCGACCCTGAAGTGGTCCTTTGACGACGCGGACTTGCCCGCGACGATGGTCGGGGAAGTCAAGACGACTGCTGACGGTCCGAGCGAGCCGGCCTATCCCGTCTTCAGCGGCCCCAACTCGGCGATCCAATTTGCCGCGCCGAGCTATCTGCGTTTGGACGATGAATCGCTCGAAGAGCAACTGCGATTTGACAACGGCGACGAGATCACTGTCGAAGCTTGGGTGAACGTGCGGACGCTCGGCGACAATGCCTACATCATCGGAAAAGGCCGGACGGCTAGCAGTGGTGCCAAAAGCCAAAACCAAAACTGGGCGTTCCGGCTGCGAAAACAAAAGGGGCAAGCCTGTGTGAACTTTCTGTTTCACTCACGCGACACCGATGATGCCAAAGGCGACTGGCATCGTTGGACCAGCAACGACGGCTTCGACCCCGACTCGGGTTGGCATCACGTCGCCGTTAGCTATTGCTTTGGAAAACCGGACAGCATTCAGGCCGTGATCGACGGTAAAGTGGTCATGGGAAAATGGGACATGGGTGGCAAGACGACCGTGCCACCGGTGGTGGATTCGGATGATGTTTGGGTCGGTTCGGCGATGGCCGGAAATCGCGGCAATTCATTCGACGGACAAATCGACGAGTTGGCCGTGTATCGCGAAGTCGTCCCGGCGGAGACGTTGCGGGAGCGATACCGCTATGTCCCCCAACCGATTGAACGTCCCGAGGTTCCCGCGGGCAAAGTGTTGGTTCAGTTAGCCGGTCCAGTCGCCGCGCATGGCGAGTTTCCACGCACGGCCCCTGACGTTCAGTTGCAGTGGCAACAGGATCAACTTGCGTTCACACGTCTGCCGCATCGATACGACGATTGGGCGGTGCGGATGGATTGGACCGAGAAAGACAAGCCGACGATGGTGGTTCGCGCGATGGCCGATATCACGCTGCCCGCCGGTGACTATCAGTGGATGATTCGTTCGCGAGGTTTGTCACGCTTGATCGTCGATGATGTCAAAATTGCATCGACGGCCAAAATGCGAAATCGAACCGGTGCCCACCATGTGGTCGATCCATTGCCGGATGTGCCGGTGCGGGGAATGCGTGTGGCCTTCATGAACGACCATCAGCAAATCGCAGACTTTCACAGCGACGGCGGCATTCACCAGGTGACCTACGAAGTTCTGGTGGGTGGACCAAAGTATCGAGTCGAGTTTGGTGAAACGATGGTTGCCCTGGCTAAGTTGGCATCGGATGGAACGCCCGAGATGTTTCAACTGGTTGCGTCCGAGCAACCCGTGCCCGTGACCGATGAAGGATGGCAGCGGTTTGTCAAGCACGAGAACGCGATGCTGGATCACATGGACACACAGGCTCGCCGATCGGCCGACGCGGGGCAACGCGAAGCCTGGCGGGCGCGTCATCAATTGGCTCGTGAGCGTTTGATCGACGGTCAACAAAGCGACGCGACCATCGACAGTCTGGTCTCACAACGAATCGACTTCACGAACGATCAGATCCAACAGCGTCAAGCCTCCGGCGGCCACCTCTATACCGATCAGGTTGCCGGAATTTTGGAAACACATTGCGGGCGTTGTCATGGCGACAAACAGCAAGGCGAATTGAGCTTGCTTTCGCGCGAGTCGATTTTGCGAGGCGGTGAGTCGGGTGACCCTGCGGTCGTTCCAGGCGAACCTGATGCCAGCCTATTGATGGAACTGGTGTCCGCGGATGCCGATGACTATCGAATGCCGCCACAAGGTCCTGGATTGACGCAAGCCGAGCAGGCAGTGGTACGTCAGTGGATCCAAGAGGGTGCAGAGATGCCCGCCGCCTTGCCAAAGAAGTCCATCCAGGTGCAGCCGCTCGTGGATGACTACGCGTTTCTTCGTCGAGCCTATTTGGACACTGTCGGAGTGACACCCACGACTGCCGAGATTCAGACGTTCATGCAAGACAACCGGGACGATCGTCGTCAGCGACTGATCGAGCGATTGTTGGACGATGACCGTTTCGCCGATCATGGCGTGGGCTATTGGCAAGACGTGTTGGCGGAGAATCCCAACTTGCTCAAACCCACGCTCAATAACACCGGACCGTTTCGGTTTTGGATTCACGAAGCGTTGCGGGACAACAAGCCGCTGGACCGTTTCGCGACCGAATTGATCGTGATGCGTGGCAGCAAGTGGGGCGGCGGTGCGGGCGGTTTTTCTATCGCATCGCAAAACGACGTCCCGATGGCTGCCAAGGCCCACGTCATCGGTTCCGCGTTCCTGGGCGTGAATTTGAAGTGCGCTCGATGTCATGACGCACCGTATCACCAGTGGACGCAGTCGGATTTGTTTCAGATGGCCGCGATGTTGGATCGCAAGCCGATTCAATTGCCCGAATCGAGCAGTGTCCCCGCCGCTTTCTTTGATGCTCAACAGCGCAAGCCGTTGATCAAGGTCACCTTGAAACCGGGCACGGAGATTCAACCCGAGTGGCCGTTGGCGCAGTTCGAACAATCGATCGCCGACGAGTTGATTTCCGCGAGTGTTGATTCGCGTGAAGCGTTGGCGGCACACGTCACGGGCACACGTCGATTCGCCGCTGTCATGGCCAATCGCATTTGGACTCGTTTGATGGGGCGTGGTCTGGTGGAATTGCCAGATGATTGGCAAGGCAACCCGCCCAGCGACCCTGCGTTACTGGATCACTTGACCGACGAGCTGATCCGCAGCGGATACGACCAAAAAGCGTTGATCAAGACGATCATGAGCAGCCATGCGTATCAGCGGCAGCCCGCGACAGACGCGACGTCGCAAGAGTACTTCGCCGGTCCGACGAGGCGGCGAATGACGGCCGAACAGATCGTGGACACGTCCTTTCACGCGGTCGGGCGACCGTTGTTGAGTGACCAATTGACGTTGGACATCGAAGGCACCTTGCCGCCCGAGACGTTTCTCAATTTTGGCTTCCCTCGACGCGCGTGGGAGTTCACCACCCTGGCCAATGAGCGAGACCGTCCCAGCTTGGCGTTGCCCGCCGCGGCAGCGGTCGTCGACGTCCTGCAAGCCTTTGGCTGGCGTGATTCACGCCCCGAGCCGATCAGTGGTCGTGACGAATCCGCCAATTTGATTCAACCGGGCGTTCTGGCCAATGGAGCCGTCGGCATCTGGCTGACTCGATTGAGCGACGACAGAGGTTTGACCGACGACATGATTTCAGCGGGGTCGGTGGATCAGTTGGTCGACACACTGTTCTTGCGTTTGCTGACACGCATGCCGACCGAGAGTGAGCGTCAGCAGTTTGCGACGGCGTTGCAGGATGGGTTTGATGAGAGAGTGGTTGCGGCGCCACGAGAGGAAAGTGCAGCGGACGAGCAGCTGCCCTTTGTTTCTTGGTCCAACCACCTGAACACTCAAGCCAACGTGATCAAGATTCAGATGCAGGAGCGGGTCCGAAAGGGTCCGCCTGCGACCGGTCGGTTAGAGAGCCAGTGGCGACAGCGAGCCGAAGACGTGGTCTGGGCGCTGATCAATAGTCCCGAATTCATCATGGTGCCATGA